From one Geoalkalibacter halelectricus genomic stretch:
- a CDS encoding carboxymuconolactone decarboxylase family protein has protein sequence MPRIPYLSSDLHEPAELVSAIRARRGGRLLHLDRMLLHSPAFARGWNAFLGAVRSELDLPARLRELAICAVAVLNGADYEFAHHAPEFLKAGGTQAQLAGVRRMAQEDPAPPLFNGVEVAVLRLTAEMTRQITVSDATFAEVRAALADEQQVVELVGIVAAYNMVSRFLVALHVSPEDSAGATR, from the coding sequence ATGCCCCGTATCCCATACTTGTCCAGTGATCTCCACGAACCGGCGGAGCTTGTCTCAGCGATCCGTGCCCGACGCGGCGGACGTCTGCTGCACCTGGATCGGATGCTGCTGCACAGCCCGGCGTTCGCCCGGGGCTGGAACGCCTTTTTGGGTGCTGTCCGCAGTGAACTGGATCTGCCTGCCCGGCTTCGCGAGCTGGCCATTTGCGCCGTCGCGGTGCTGAACGGGGCGGACTACGAGTTCGCCCATCACGCCCCGGAGTTTCTCAAGGCGGGAGGAACGCAGGCACAGTTGGCGGGGGTGCGGCGCATGGCTCAGGAAGATCCCGCGCCGCCGCTTTTCAATGGTGTGGAGGTGGCAGTGCTGCGGCTGACCGCCGAGATGACCCGTCAGATCACGGTGAGCGACGCCACCTTCGCCGAGGTGCGGGCGGCGCTGGCCGATGAGCAGCAGGTGGTGGAACTGGTTGGGATCGTGGCGGCCTACAACATGGTCTCCCGCTTTCTGGTGGCGCTGCACGTCAGCCCTGAAGATTCCGCGGGAGCGACACGATAA
- a CDS encoding FAD-binding oxidoreductase: MSEIQILTRRGTVVSLQLEILDNFKNQFRGTLLKHGDEEYDQARKVWNGTIDKRPALIARCRGAADVMAVVNFAREHQLAISIRSGGHNVSGAAISEQGLVIDLSHMRSVQVNPRERVARAEGGALLGDLDHETTAFGLAAPVGVVSETGVAGLTLHGGTGWLMRKHGLTIDNLLAVEIVTSDGRLLRASADEHPDLFWALRGGGGNFGVATAFEFKLHPIPESITFAMPVYPLEMAAQVIAGCRDYMNDAPEELMVLGTYWSAPPIADIPEEHHGKPVVILLGCYSGPAENAEKVTGPLRSLAEPIADLTSAMSWKDLQRLLDEDYPNGKYYYWKSIYLDRLDEAVMAVMEEYARSRPSPETSIDIWHMGGAMSRVEPTATAFFNRRIPFMVAIEANWSERADSDANIAWARALHKALQPFSSGGNYLNFPGYVEDQDAMLRGAYGGNLERLKQIKTKYDPDNLFPGLLNIKPG, encoded by the coding sequence ATGTCTGAAATCCAAATTCTGACCCGCCGCGGAACCGTGGTGAGTTTGCAGCTAGAAATCCTGGACAACTTCAAAAATCAGTTTCGCGGCACCCTGCTCAAACATGGTGATGAAGAGTATGACCAGGCTCGCAAGGTGTGGAACGGCACCATCGACAAACGACCGGCACTGATTGCCCGCTGCCGGGGAGCGGCGGACGTGATGGCGGTGGTAAATTTTGCGCGTGAGCACCAACTGGCAATCTCCATTCGCTCCGGCGGCCACAATGTATCCGGCGCAGCGATTTCAGAGCAGGGCCTGGTGATCGATCTTTCCCATATGCGCAGCGTCCAGGTGAATCCCCGTGAACGTGTTGCCCGCGCTGAAGGCGGCGCCCTGCTTGGCGATCTGGATCATGAAACAACAGCCTTTGGTCTGGCGGCGCCGGTCGGGGTGGTTTCTGAAACCGGAGTGGCGGGACTCACCCTGCATGGCGGCACCGGTTGGCTGATGCGCAAGCACGGGTTGACCATCGACAACCTGCTGGCGGTTGAGATTGTAACCTCCGATGGCCGGCTCTTGAGAGCCTCGGCCGATGAACACCCCGATCTGTTCTGGGCATTGCGCGGCGGCGGCGGCAATTTCGGCGTTGCAACCGCTTTTGAATTCAAGCTGCATCCCATTCCGGAGTCAATCACCTTTGCCATGCCTGTCTATCCACTGGAAATGGCCGCGCAGGTCATCGCAGGCTGTCGCGATTACATGAATGACGCGCCGGAAGAATTGATGGTGCTCGGCACCTACTGGAGCGCTCCGCCCATAGCGGACATCCCGGAAGAACATCATGGCAAGCCGGTGGTCATCCTGCTTGGCTGCTACAGCGGCCCCGCGGAGAACGCCGAAAAAGTCACCGGCCCGCTGCGCTCGCTGGCGGAGCCCATCGCCGATTTGACCAGCGCCATGAGCTGGAAGGATCTGCAGCGCCTGCTGGACGAGGATTATCCAAACGGGAAATATTATTACTGGAAATCCATTTACCTGGATCGACTCGACGAGGCCGTCATGGCGGTTATGGAAGAATATGCGCGCAGCCGCCCGTCACCGGAAACATCCATTGACATCTGGCATATGGGCGGGGCCATGAGCCGCGTGGAACCAACCGCCACGGCCTTTTTCAACCGCCGGATTCCGTTCATGGTGGCCATTGAGGCCAACTGGAGCGAGCGTGCCGATTCGGATGCCAACATTGCCTGGGCGCGCGCCCTGCACAAAGCGCTGCAACCCTTCTCCAGCGGCGGCAACTATCTCAACTTCCCCGGCTATGTCGAGGATCAGGATGCCATGCTGCGCGGCGCCTACGGAGGCAACCTGGAGCGGCTCAAACAAATCAAGACCAAGTATGACCCGGACAACCTGTTCCCCGGCCTGCTCAATATCAAACCGGGCTGA
- a CDS encoding MmcQ/YjbR family DNA-binding protein, whose product MNFATLRAYLAAKPGAVEDFPFDHVTLVFKVGEKMFALVATDVDPLRINLKCDPEKAEILRDCFPSVLPGYHMNKRHWNTVVLDGSIPDEDVLAMIDDSYGLVVQGLPKARRPV is encoded by the coding sequence ATGAATTTTGCAACCCTTCGCGCCTACCTCGCCGCCAAACCCGGCGCCGTTGAAGACTTCCCCTTCGACCACGTCACCCTGGTTTTCAAAGTCGGCGAAAAGATGTTCGCCCTGGTTGCCACCGACGTGGATCCCCTGCGCATCAACCTCAAATGCGATCCGGAGAAAGCGGAAATCCTGCGCGACTGCTTTCCCTCCGTCCTCCCCGGATACCATATGAACAAGCGCCACTGGAACACCGTCGTCCTGGACGGATCGATTCCCGACGAGGATGTGCTCGCGATGATCGATGATTCTTATGGGCTGGTGGTGCAGGGCCTGCCCAAGGCCAGGCGACCGGTGTGA
- a CDS encoding type II toxin-antitoxin system RelE/ParE family toxin, protein MIVLKWTNRAVSDLARLYEFLAPVNREAAARTVQALTSAPTSLLANPRLGEKLEEFEPREVRRILVGHYEMRYEIQGFTIYVLRLWHTREER, encoded by the coding sequence GTGATTGTGCTGAAGTGGACAAACAGGGCGGTTTCCGACCTGGCGCGGCTTTATGAGTTTTTGGCGCCAGTCAACCGGGAAGCGGCCGCGCGCACGGTGCAGGCGCTTACCAGCGCCCCGACCAGCTTGTTGGCAAACCCGCGCCTCGGCGAAAAACTTGAAGAATTCGAGCCACGCGAGGTCCGTCGAATTCTCGTCGGGCATTATGAGATGCGTTACGAAATTCAGGGATTCACCATCTACGTACTCCGGTTGTGGCATACTCGCGAGGAGCGATAA
- a CDS encoding CopG family ribbon-helix-helix protein produces MPQTRTKVFTAHLPIPLAEKIDQMAARLDRSRGWIMKQALSAWVEQEEERSRLTREALADVDDGSVIDHQAVQAWAESLSTDKPLPVPR; encoded by the coding sequence ATGCCACAGACCAGAACAAAAGTCTTTACGGCACACCTGCCCATCCCATTGGCCGAAAAAATTGATCAGATGGCCGCCCGCCTTGATCGGTCACGCGGCTGGATAATGAAGCAGGCGCTGTCTGCCTGGGTTGAACAGGAAGAGGAACGCAGTCGCCTGACCCGGGAGGCTTTGGCTGACGTCGATGACGGCAGCGTCATTGACCACCAGGCCGTACAGGCCTGGGCTGAAAGCTTGAGCACCGACAAGCCGTTGCCTGTGCCGCGGTGA
- a CDS encoding nucleotidyltransferase family protein, producing the protein MKSEDIFQTINRHQGELSDLGVHRIGLFGSAVRGELKSDSDLDFLVEFRRGKKNYDRFFELAELLERLFGRKVDLLTVESLHPSLRQRIFQEARFETIH; encoded by the coding sequence ATGAAATCCGAGGACATATTTCAGACAATCAACAGACATCAGGGCGAACTTTCGGATCTTGGAGTACACCGTATTGGTTTGTTCGGCTCGGCCGTGCGTGGCGAGCTGAAGTCGGACAGCGATCTTGATTTTCTGGTGGAATTTCGCCGTGGCAAGAAAAATTACGATCGGTTTTTTGAATTGGCGGAATTGCTGGAAAGGCTTTTCGGGCGCAAGGTGGATCTGCTCACAGTTGAATCTCTTCATCCATCCCTGAGGCAACGGATTTTCCAGGAGGCCCGGTTTGAAACCATCCACTAG
- a CDS encoding HepT-like ribonuclease domain-containing protein, protein MKRAFVRSLEIIGEAVKNLPDDLKIRYPDLDWRRMAGTRDRLIHGYFSVDFELVWDIIQNKIPPLDAGIRQIISQET, encoded by the coding sequence CTGAAGCGTGCTTTTGTGCGCAGTCTGGAAATCATTGGCGAAGCGGTAAAAAATCTCCCTGATGATCTGAAAATCCGTTATCCGGACCTTGACTGGAGACGCATGGCCGGGACCCGTGACCGTCTGATTCATGGGTATTTCAGCGTTGACTTCGAGTTGGTCTGGGACATCATTCAGAATAAAATTCCACCCCTGGATGCAGGTATCCGTCAAATTATTTCTCAAGAAACCTAG